GAGTGGAGACAACTGGGCGATCGTTGGAGGAAATCGGTGAAGGATAGGGTGAGCAATTTTTGTACGATTCAGCAGTTTGATCACATCGAGTTTTATGTTGGCAATGCCAAACAGTCTGCTTTTTATTACGCCCAATGCTTCGGATTCACGAACACCGCCTATAAAGGGTTGGAAACAGGCAGCCGCGAAACCGTCTCTTATGTCATGGAACAGGGAGCAATTCGGTTTGTCTTGAGTGCAGCATTGAACAGTGACCATCCGATCGCAGCGCGCGTTTTTCAACATGGCGATCATGCGGCAGTGATTGCACTACAGGTATTGGATACTGAAAAAGCCTACTGGCAAGCAACATCACGCGGAGCGATCGGGGCAATTCCACCCACTGAAGAAGCCGATGAACAGGGAGTATTGCGATATGCTGCCATTCGCGTTTACGGCGATACTTTCATCAAGTTTGTCGATCGCACAGACTACAAGGGTCAGTTTGCTCCGTCCTATCAGCCTCGTCATTCCATACCTCACCCTCATCCAGCAGGATTGCTCACCCTCGATCATGTTGTGGCAAATGTTGAAGTTGGAGCAATGGATCGCTGGGTACAGTTCTTTACAGCAACGCTTGGCTTCGATCTTCTCATCCATTTTGATGACCAAACGATCGTCACTGAGTATTCAGCGTTGATGTCTAAAGTTGTACAAGATAGCACAGGCAGAATTAAACTACCGATCAACGAACCATCGATAGGAAAGCATAAATCGCAAATTGAAGAATATTTAGACTATCACCAGGGTGCTGGTATTCAACATATTGCCTTATCAACCAACAACATCATTGCAGCAGTGACAAAACTGAAAACATCAGGTGTTGAATTTTTACATACGCCAAAGAGCTATTACGCTCATCTAAAAGAACGAGTGGGTAACATCAG
The DNA window shown above is from Trichocoleus sp. and carries:
- the hppD gene encoding 4-hydroxyphenylpyruvate dioxygenase translates to MSNFCTIQQFDHIEFYVGNAKQSAFYYAQCFGFTNTAYKGLETGSRETVSYVMEQGAIRFVLSAALNSDHPIAARVFQHGDHAAVIALQVLDTEKAYWQATSRGAIGAIPPTEEADEQGVLRYAAIRVYGDTFIKFVDRTDYKGQFAPSYQPRHSIPHPHPAGLLTLDHVVANVEVGAMDRWVQFFTATLGFDLLIHFDDQTIVTEYSALMSKVVQDSTGRIKLPINEPSIGKHKSQIEEYLDYHQGAGIQHIALSTNNIIAAVTKLKTSGVEFLHTPKSYYAHLKERVGNISEPIDQLAELGILVDRDQEGYLLQIFTKPIQDRPTLFFEVIERHGSQGFGEGNFKALFEAIEREQALRGNL